The genomic stretch gcaccaggcccaaacgGGGAACCACAacgttgagaaagaaagaaaaaacgccaatgaagatttgtacagtttgtacaaaggagggggacacccaagatttgtcagtgcttagagcACCAATGAGCCTTAATGTGccactgctcatctccgtttcaaagccgaagagccagctctgtctgaagacgtctctgtggtcatgtggctggcatgactcaagcactgaacgctgttcccttcccaccaaaggtggttcctatttttctacttgcattttttacatgctttcaaactgctaggttggcagaagctgggacaagtaacgggagctcgctccgttatgcgatgctagggattcgaaccaatggtgaaattcaaattttttttactactggttctgttggcgtggcttggtggacctgATAGGAAAAGGATACtataatctccattcccactccactctggggccagccagaggtggtattttctggttctcagATTTTCCGCTAccaagttctccagaacctgtcagaacctactgaattttaCCCCTCATTCGAACCCAAACCAAATGCAGCGCTGCTTCAGGCTCCTCCTGAGACACCCTCCCCCACAGGACAAAGCCCAGATGgcatcccgccccccccccccagcttttctTCCAATTCCTCcttgaggagggggtcagaatccCTCCCAAAGCAGCTCAGGTTTCAGGATTTCCCATTAAGGAACAAAGGCGCCTCCAGGAGGCGGAGAAACACCTCCCACCCTCCAAACCCGGGGGAAGGAGGGGGCGCGCCCTCGGCTCCTTGCAAGCCGGCAAGCGCAGCATCTGCAGCCTTTGTCTCCGATGGAGGAGGAAGCCCCAGGCGCTGCAGGAGTCATGCAAGAGGAGCCGGAGGCCAACTGCAGCGAGACCCGGCGGCTGCAGCGCCTCTTGAGCCGCCTGTGGCAGGAACTGCGTGGCGGGGGCGCCGGGGGTCCCAACCCCGTCAGCAGCGCCCCTTCCAGCCCCGCCGCGCGGGCCCCGGGCGAGGACGACGCCTACCTGTACATCCTACTGATCATGATCTTCTACGGCTGCCTGGCGGGCGGGCTGATCCTGGCTTACACGCGCTCGCGCAAACTGGAGTCCAAGCACGATCCCTACCACCTCTACATCGAGCGCGACTGGGAGGCAGCCGGGAAGGGGGTCCCTACCAGCCCGAGCGAGCGCAGCAGCAGCGGAGAGAGCGAGCCCCAGTGAGAGGGCTTGGGGGAGGCAGCCAGGCCAGCCCCCCTGCCCACCACCCACCACCCCGGCTGGAGGGGACCAGCCTTCCTGGGTAAGACTCCGACCCCTTGCAAAGGGTGTGGGGCTTCAGGATTCAACAGGACTCCTCGGTGTGGAGAAGGCGGCCCCCTGGCTTTCGAAGCCCCCCACCCAGGAATTGCAGCATTAGAGAGATTGTGTGTAAAGAAGACCAATAGGTTGAGTTGAATATGGCtcttgcaaacacacacacaaacacctccACCCCACAAACCATGGGTGGCTTAGAAAGAAGAGACCCTCCCCCCAATTCTGACTGCTTCCCACCCAACCTGCTTGCTTTGTCTGGCTCTGCTCTGCAAAATAGGTGAGTTCTCTAACTAGCACCTTGCTCATCCATCCGTTTGGGTTTTTAAGGCACCTTGTCTGCCAAATGTATATATTCTGCAATGGATTTTGGCTAAGGAGGAGAAACAGCACTAAAGTGGGGGACTGACGCAATGGAAGCTCGCTCTTCTTCATCCCTGCCAAGGCTGGATTTTGTCAAAGGAGGCAGAAAGAGGCCATGGCTGCATCCAGAAACTGGGTGAGAATTCAAAGGCTCACCTTGCAAGAGAGCGCAGAGCCTTACGGTTCCAAAGggtgccattgttttttctgctttCACAATCGTAAATCAGTGCGCCTCCGTCACAGGATGTAGGGCAGCATCTATTTAAGGCAAGTGTGGGCCAGCTCCAGAG from Thamnophis elegans isolate rThaEle1 chromosome 12, rThaEle1.pri, whole genome shotgun sequence encodes the following:
- the KCNE5 gene encoding potassium voltage-gated channel subfamily E regulatory beta subunit 5, which encodes MEEEAPGAAGVMQEEPEANCSETRRLQRLLSRLWQELRGGGAGGPNPVSSAPSSPAARAPGEDDAYLYILLIMIFYGCLAGGLILAYTRSRKLESKHDPYHLYIERDWEAAGKGVPTSPSERSSSGESEPQ